A window of the Neofelis nebulosa isolate mNeoNeb1 chromosome 13, mNeoNeb1.pri, whole genome shotgun sequence genome harbors these coding sequences:
- the RBP4 gene encoding retinol-binding protein 4 produces the protein MAWVWALVLLAALGSARAERDCRVSSFRVKENFDKARFSGTWYAMAKKDPEGLFLQDNIVAEFSVDENGQMSATAKGRVRLLNNWDVCADMVGTFTDTEDSAKFKMKYWGVASFLQKGNDDHWIIDTDYDTYAVQYSCRLLNLDGTCADSYSFVFARDPNGLPPDVQKIVRQRQDELCLARQYRLIIHNGYCDGRSEQNIL, from the exons ATGGCGTGGGTGTGGGCGCTGGTGCTTCTGGCCGCGCTGGGCAGCGCCCGGGCGGAACGCGACTGCCGGGTGAGCAGCTTCCGAGTGAAGGAGAACTTCGACAAGGCTCGG TTCTCCGGGACCTGGTACGCCATGGCCAAGAAGGACCCCGAGGGCCTCTTTCTGCAGGACAACATCGTCGCCGAGTTCTCTGTGGATGAGAATGGCCAGATGAGCGCCACGGCCAAGGGCCGAGTCCGTCTTTTGAA TAATTGGGACGTGTGCGCAGACATGGTGGGCACCTTCACAGACACTGAGGACTCTGCTAAGTTCAAGATGAAGTATTGGGGCGTAGCGTCCTTTCTCCAGAAAGGAA atgaTGACCACTGGATCATTGACACCGACTATGACACCTACGCGGTGCAGTACTCCTGCCGTCTCCTGAACCTTGACGGCACCTGCGCTGACAGCTACTCCTTCGTGTTTGCCCGCGACCCCAACGGCCTTCCCCCGGACGTGCAGAAAATCGTGCGGCAGAGACAGGATGAGCTGTGCCTGGCCAGGCAGTACAGGCTGATCATTCACAACG